DNA sequence from the Selenomonas timonae genome:
ACTCCTTTGCAACGCCTGCAGGGACCATCTCGAGCGCACGGTCAAGGATGACATTCCCCGCCTTCGTCACGGAGTCGAGGATCGCGTCCGAAAGAACGGCGTTGATCGCGAGCTGATTGATGTTCGCGACGTAGAGGAAATTCAGCTTTGCGCCGCAGATCTCGGCGAGCATACCAGCCTTTTCAATCGCACGGTCAGCACCCTCGGAGCCATCCACCGGCACCAAAATATTCTTAATCATGGCAGTTCCTCCTCACTTCTCTATAGAAATGAACCATATAGACAAATTTATGCGCTTCCCGCGACCATGACGCT
Encoded proteins:
- a CDS encoding universal stress protein encodes the protein MIKNILVPVDGSEGADRAIEKAGMLAEICGAKLNFLYVANINQLAINAVLSDAILDSVTKAGNVILDRALEMVPAGVAKESFSDTGSPAVVILDFAETNDIDLIVMGSRGLGVVKGVLLGSVSQYVVEQSKCPVLVVK